In one Rutidosis leptorrhynchoides isolate AG116_Rl617_1_P2 chromosome 8, CSIRO_AGI_Rlap_v1, whole genome shotgun sequence genomic region, the following are encoded:
- the LOC139861482 gene encoding glycosyltransferase BC10-like has protein sequence MFNTPTIFSLTLLLTLPLLFFYSSHILPPKHPLIPPPTHSSLFRRAILSSIHPLTESTRANSPPKIVFLFLTNTDLHFAPLWQKFFNPKHQNLYNIYVHAYPSSAVKNPGGVFHNRFIAAKKTQRASPTLISAARRLLSAAILDDPLNYYFALVSQTCIPLHSFHYTYKTLFHDSHQPTESTRLSYIEVLSEEPQLWDRYNARGENVMLPEVPFEKFRVGSQFFILTRKHSLMVVKERKMWNKFRLPCLNVESCYPEEHYFPTLLSMKDLKGVSQHTLTRVNWTDSVGGHPHTYNPTEVSPELIRTLRVSNTSSSYLFARKFAPECLPALMEMADDVIFRE, from the coding sequence ATGTTTAACACCCCCACTATATTCTCACTCACTCTATTACTTACACTCCCACTCTTATTCTTCTATTCATCTCATATCCTTCCTCCTAAACACCCCCTTATTCCACCACCAACCCACTCTTCACTTTTCCGGCGAGCCATCCTTTCTTCCATCCACCCACTCACTGAGTCAACTCGCGCTAACTCACCACCCAAAATCGTCTTCCTATTTCTCACCAACACCGATCTTCACTTCGCACCTTTATGGCAAAAATTCTTTAATCCCAAACACCAAAATCTATACAACATATACGTACACGCCTACCCTTCTTCCGCCGTTAAAAACCCCGGCGGCGTATTTCACAACCGTTTCATCGCCGCTAAAAAAACCCAACGTGCTTCCCCTACCTTAATCTCCGCCGCACGCCGTCTCCTTTCGGCCGCCATACTCGATGACCCGTTAAATTACTATTTTGCCCTCGTTTCACAAACTTGCATCCCTTTACATTCCTTTCATTACACTTACAAAACCCTTTTCCATGATTCACATCAACCCACTGAGTCAACTCGGTTAAGTTACATCGAGGTCTTATCGGAAGAACCCCAGCTGTGGGACCGGTACAACGCCAGAGGTGAAAACGTGATGCTGCCGGAGGTACCATTTGAAAAGTTCCGGGTCGGGTCGCAGTTTTTTATTTTGACCCGAAAACATTCGTTGATGGTAGTTAAGGAACGGAAGATGTGGAACAAATTCCGGCTGCCGTGTTTAAACGTTGAATCGTGTTACCCGGAAGAGCATTATTTTCCGACGCTTTTGTCTATGAAGGATTTGAAAGGTGTTAGTCAACATACGTTGACTCGGGTTAATTGGACTGATAGTGTGGGTGGGCACCCGCATACTTACAACCCGACTGAAGTGTCACCAGAGCTAATTCGGACTTTAAGGGTTTCGAATACGAGTTCTTCGTACTTGTTTGCGCGTAAATTTGCGCCGGAGTGTCTCCCGGCGTTGATGGAAATGGCGGATGATGTCATTTTCCGGGAGTGA
- the LOC139863385 gene encoding uncharacterized protein: protein MKSNNSQNPTPAISIFKLFFMLTILVTFLAISITYLIPQTDYIKIEHLNTTTNTPLNSQISRIFGFNHSISDPTQFSNSTQFLNFTQPALSKPYVGPHQCVLWMAPFISGGGYCSEAWSYILALNRYNQDANFTISIDQHGDNENLYFWEGLPTYMKTLAFELYETKCKLEETIVILHSEPGAWNQPLFQTTPGPPFNTRFTIGRTMFETDRVTTEHVKQCNAMDMVWVPTEFHVDSFVKSGVDPSKVVKVVQAIDTEFFDPNKYKPLKLASLGNLVLGSGLTGVDTQNPFVFLSVFKWEYRKGWDVLLQSYLREFDSLDKVNLYILTHPYHSGSNFGNKIVEFVEDFGLEKPINGWPAVYVIDSHIAQADLPKLYKAADAFVLPSRGEGWGRPIVEAMAVALPVIATNWSGPTEYLTEKNSYPLPVDRMSEVIDGPFKGHLWAEPSVDKLSFLMRHVLSNQEEAKSKGKKARDDMIDKYSPKIVAKVVSDQIHQIINKRYLSN, encoded by the coding sequence ATGAAGTCCAATAATAGCCAAAACCCAACTCCAGCAATCTCAATTTTCAAACTCTTTTTTATGCTCACAATTTTAGTCACCTTCCTTGCCATTTCAATCACATATCTCATCCCACAAACAGATTACATCAAAATCGAACACCTAAATACAACAACCAACACACCACTCAATTCTCAGATTTCAAGAATTTTCGGATTCAATCACTCAATTTCAGACCCTACTCAATTTTCAAACTCTACACAATTTTTGAACTTTACACAACCTGCACTGTCAAAGCCTTATGTGGGTCCTCATCAGTGCGTATTATGGATGGCTCCTTTCATTTCTGGTGGTGGGTATTGCTCTGAAGCTTGGTCTTATATTTTAGCTCTTAATCGGTACAATCAAGATGCCAACTTTACAATAAGTATTGATCAACATGGTGATAATGAAAATCTTTATTTTTGGGAGGGCTTGCCTACCTATATGAAAACTTTAGCTTTTGAGCTTTATGAAACTAAATGCAAGTTAGAAGAAACAATTGTGATTCTTCATAGTGAGCCTGGTGCTTGGAACCAACCATTGTTTCAAACAACACCTGGCCCGCCATTTAACACTAGGTTTACTATTGGTCGAACAATGTTTGAAACAGATCGAGTGACTACCGAGCATGTGAAACAGTGTAACGCTATGGATATGGTGTGGGTTCCTACTGAATTTCATGTAGATTCATTTGTAAAAAGTGGAGTTGATCCATCTAAAGTTGTGAAAGTTGTGCAGGCTATAGATACTGAGTTTTTTGATCCGAATAAGTATAAACCATTAAAGCTTGCATCTTTAGGGAATTTGGTACTTGGGTCAGGCTTAACGGGGGTGGATACGCAAAACCCGTTTGTTTTCTTGAGTGTTTTCAAGTGGGAGTACAGAAAAGGTTGGGATGTGTTGTTACAATCATATCTTAGAGAATTTGATTCTTTGGACAAAGTAAACTTATACATATTAACTCATCCTTACCATTCTGGTAGCAATTTTGGTAATAAGATAGTGGAATTTGTTGAGGATTTTGGGTTGGAAAAACCAATTAATGGTTGGCCTGCAGTTTATGTAATTGATTCTCACATTGCACAAGCTGACCTTCCAAAACTTTATAAAGCAGCTGATGCGTTTGTTTTGCCATCGAGAGGTGAAGGGTGGGGCCGACCAATTGTTGAAGCAATGGCTGTGGCCTTGCCTGTTATAGCAACAAATTGGTCAGGACCAACGGAGTATTTGACTGAGAAAAACAGCTACCCGCTGCCCGTTGATAGAATGAGTGAAGTTATTGATGGACCATTTAAAGGGCATCTATGGGCAGAACCTTCTGTTGATAAACTAAGTTTCTTAATGAGACATGTGCTTAGCAATCAAGAAGAAGCTAAGAGTAAAGGAAAGAAAGCGCGTGACGATATGATTGATAAATACTCTCCAAAGATTGTTGCGAAAGTTGTTTCTGATCAGATACATCAGATTATTAACAAGAGATACCTTTCAAATTGA
- the LOC139862275 gene encoding uricase — MAAVDGFNLEQQHGKQRVRVGRVWRSDEDGRHYFVEWNVSISLLSDCINAYVRADNSDIVATDTMKNTVYVKAKECSQIVSVEEFAIILAKHFTSFYQQVTTAIIKITEKPWERISIDGQPHNHGFKLGSEKHTTEVILNKNGALIVTSGVEGLALLKTTQSGFEGFIRDQNTILPETRERMLATEVSASWRYYFESLSSISNQSIGFTEKYLDVKKTLVNTFFGPPKEGVFSPSVQATLYYMAKAVLGRFPDISKIQLKMPNIHFLPVNLSSKTNPLIVKFEDDVYLPTDEPHGSIEASLSRIQSKM; from the exons ATGGCAGCAGTTGATGGATTCAATTTGGAACAACAACATGGAAAACAGCGTGTTAGAGTAGGCAGAGTATGGCGATCAGATGAAGATGGCCGTCACTATTTCGTCGAATGGAACGTCAGTATAAGTCTTCTTTCTGATTGTATCAACGCTTATGTTCGTGCCGATAATTCCGATATCGTCGCTACTGATACCATGAAAAACACT GTATATGTGAAGGCAAAGGAGTGTTCACAAATTGTGTCTGTGGAGGAATTTGCAATTATACTTGCAAAGCATTTTACATCATTTTATCAACAG gttACAACTGCAATCATCAAGATAACCGAAAAGCCGTGGGAGCGTATCAGCATAGATGGTCAACCCCATAATCATG GTTTTAAACTTGGATCTGAGAAACATACAACTGAAGTAATTTTAAACAAAAATGGCGCCTTGATAGTGACTTCCGGTGTCGAGGGATTGGCATTGTTGAAGACAACACAA TCGGGTTTCGAGGGTTTCATAAGGGACCAAAATACAATACTCCCCGAAACACGAGAGAGGATGCTTGCTACCGAGGTATCTGCATCATGGAG ATACTATTTTGAATCTCTATCGAGCATTAGCAATCAGTCAATTGGGTTCACCGAAAAATACCTCGATGTCAAGAAGACTTTAGTCAACACTTTCTTTGGTCCTCCTAAAGAGGGTGTGTTCAGCCCTTCTGTACAGGCTACTCTTTATTATATGGCAAAAGCTGTACTTGGCAG GTTTCCAGATATATCAAAGATCCAATTGAAAATGCCCAACATCCATTTTCTGCCGGTAAATTTATCAAGCAAAACCAATCCACTAATTGTGAAG TTTGAAGATGATGTGTACTTGCCAACAGATGAACCACATGGATCAATTGAAGCAAGCTTAAGCCGAATTCAGTCCAAAATGTAA
- the LOC139862492 gene encoding vacuolar protein sorting-associated protein 60.2-like — protein MRRVFGAKKDKEPPPSLNDASDRINKRGETVDEKIKRLDGELAKYKEQIKKTRPGPAQEAVKARAMRVLKQKRMYEGQRDMLYNQTFNLDQVAFASEGIKDAQQTMSALKSANKELKGMMKTVKIQDIDNLQDEMMDMMDISNEIQESLGRSYSVPDDIDEDDLLGELDALEADMGQETEGEGVPSYLQPDNEPDLNEELNLPSAPSGHAVPAGRVDNQAVDEFGFPAVPNASLRN, from the exons ATGAGGAGAGTATTCGGTGCTAAGAAAGACAAAGAACCGCCGCCTTCACTTAATGACGCATCCGATCGG atcaaTAAGAGAGGTGAAACAGTGGATGAAAAGATCAAACGGCTCGATGGTGAGCTTGCAAAATATAAAGAACAGATCAAGAAAACAAGACCTGGTCCTGCTCAAGAAGCTGTAAAGGCTCGAGCCATGAGAGTTCTCAAGCAAAAACGAAT GTATGAAGGGCAACGTGACATGCTATACAATCAAACATTTAACTTGGATCAAGTTGCATTTGCTTCAGAGGGGATTAAAGATGCTCAGCAAACA ATGTCAGCTCTGAAATCAGCAAACAAAGAGTTGAAAGGAATGATGAAGACCGTTAAGATTCAAGACATTGAT AATTTGCAAGATGAGATGATGGACATGATGGATATTAGTAATGAAATACAAGAATCTCTTGGTAGAAGTTACAGTGTGCCAGACGACATCGATGAAGATGATCTCTTGGGTG AACTTGATGCTTTGGAGGCGGACATGGGGCAGGAAACTGAAGGTGAAGGTGTCCCTTCATATCTTCAACCTGATAACGAGCCTGATCTTAATGAAGAACTTAACCTTCCGTCAGCTCCAAGTGGACATGCAGTGCCAGCTGGCAGAGTTGACAATCAG GCCGTGGATGAGTTTGGTTTTCCTGCTGTCCCTAATGCATCACTTCGTAATTAA
- the LOC139864926 gene encoding uncharacterized protein encodes MAPFLSGGGYCSEAWSYILALNQYNKDANFTLSIDQHGDGENIYFWEGLSTDMKELAFKLYETKCKLEETIVICHSEPGAWNPPLFQTTPCPPFNSRFTIGRTMFETDRVNTEHVKRCNAMDMVWVPTEFHVDSFVKSGVDPSKVVKVVQAIDTEFFDPNKYRPLKLASLGNLVLGSDSTGVDTQNPFVFLSVFKWEYRKGWDVLLQSYLKEFDSLDNVSLYLLTNPYHSDSNFDNKIVEFVENSGLKKPVNGWAAVYVINSHIAQVEFPKLYKAADAFVLPSRGEGWGRPIVEAMAMSLPVITTNWSGPTEYLTEKNSYPLPVDRMSEDIDRPFKGHLWAEPSVDKLRFLMRHVISNQEEAKSKGKKARDDMVDKYSPKVVANVVSNQIHQILEKMG; translated from the coding sequence ATGGCTCCTTTCCTTTCTGGTGGTGGGTATTGCTCTGAAGCTTGGTCTTATATTTTAGCTCTTAATCAGTACAATAAAGATGCTAACTTTACATTAAGTATTGATCAACATGGTGATGgtgaaaatatatatttttgggagggCTTGTCTACAGATATGAAAGAATTAGCTTTTAAGCTTTATGAAACTAAATGTAAGTTAGAAGAAACAATTGTGATTTGTCATAGTGAACCTGGTGCTTGGAACCCACCATTGTTTCAAACAACACCTTGTCCGCCATTTAACAGTAGGTTTACTATTGGTCGAACAATGTTCGAAACAGATAGAGTGAATACCGAGCATGTGAAACGGTGTAACGCTATGGATATGGTGTGGGTTCCAACTGAATTTCATGTAGATTCTTTTGTAAAAAGTGGTGTTGATCCATCTAAAGTTGTGAAAGTTGTGCAGGCTATAGATACAGAGTTCTTTGATCCAAATAAGTATAGACCATTAAAGCTTGCATCTTTAGGGAATTTGGTACTTGGGTCAGACTCAACGGGGGTGGATACGCAAAACCCGTTTGTTTTCTTGAGTGTTTTTAAGTGGGAGTATAGAAAAGGTTGGGATGTGTTGTTACAATCTTACCTTAAAGAATTCGATTCTTTAGATAATGTAAGCTTATACTTATTAACAAATCCTTACCATTCTGATAGCAATTTTGATAACAAGATTGTGGAATTTGTGGAAAATTCTGGGTTGAAAAAACCCGTTAATGGTTGGGCTGCGGTTTACGTGATTAATTCTCACATAGCTCAAGTTGAGTTTCCTAAACTTTATAAAGCAGCCGATGCGTTTGTTTTGCCATCGAGAGGTGAAGGGTGGGGCCGACCGATTGTTGAAGCAATGGCTATGTCTTTGCCAGTTATTACAACAAATTGGTCAGGACCAACAGAGTATTTGACCGAAAAAAATAGTTATCCGCTGCCCGTTGATAGAATGAGTGAAGATATTGACAGGCCGTTTAAAGGGCATCTTTGGGCAGAACCTTCTGTTGATAAATTAAGGTTTTTAATGAGGCATGTGATTAGCAATCAAGAAGAAGCTAAGAGTAAAGGGAAAAAAGCGCGTGACGATATGGTTGATAAATACTCTCCGAAGGTTGTTGCGAATGTTGTTTCTAATCAGATACATCAGATTCTTGAAAAAATGGGCTGA
- the LOC139862910 gene encoding uncharacterized protein has product MAIRAYITTLVSSIQAAENIDEKHRGLKFTRTKKVTETDGEFGEGRRALLLSTIVAAATDSKTQLLQKYLKKSEDNKIKNDKERLDSYYKRNYKDYFAFEEGTLRQKKELTEAEKGILDWLEANK; this is encoded by the exons ATGGCAATAAGAGCTTACATTACTACATTGGTCTCATCAATTCAAGCAGCTGAAAATATTGATGAAAAACACAGAGGTTTAAAATTCACAAGAACCAAAAAGGTTACTGAGACTGATGGTGAATTTGGAGAAGGAAGAAGAGCACTCCTTCTTTCGACTATAGTTGCTGCTGCTACCGACTCAAAAACTCAGCTTCTTCAAA AGTACTTGAAGAAATCAGAGGACAACAAGATCAAGAATGATAAAGAG AGACTAGACAGCTATTACAAGCGCAATTACAAGGACTATTTTGCATTTGAAGAAGGCACATTAAGACAGAAAAAAGAACTAACTGAAGCAGAGAAGGGTATTCTTGATTGGCTTGAAGCTAACAAATAA